The Neobacillus sp. OS1-2 genome includes a window with the following:
- the ablB gene encoding putative beta-lysine N-acetyltransferase, with protein sequence MNLTASTIYLEEESYFLEVYLDPFNKRIRVDDYRGNTRLLLEKVEELAHQYQAEKLIIKARSEDFLLFFEKGLQPEAVVDRYFLGSDAYFFSKFYTPERKRNDHWITEDGMIHSIYQLDASMEKTYPPKEYELKKADESCAEELSTLYKQVFQIYPTPLHDPEYVKKTIQEGTIYYVFYYQGKIVSAASAEINSFYKNAELTDCATVKEHRKYGLMKIILQELERELKRNGIFCAYSIARSLSFGMNAVLFQLGYSYRGRFVNNCYIYDKLENMNMWVKNLAIC encoded by the coding sequence ATGAATCTAACCGCGTCCACCATTTATCTGGAGGAAGAAAGCTATTTCCTCGAGGTGTATCTTGACCCTTTTAATAAACGTATCCGCGTGGATGATTATCGCGGGAATACACGATTACTGCTTGAAAAAGTTGAGGAGCTCGCCCATCAGTATCAAGCAGAAAAATTAATCATAAAGGCTCGCAGCGAAGATTTTTTGCTATTTTTCGAAAAAGGCCTTCAGCCGGAAGCAGTGGTTGACCGCTATTTTCTAGGCTCAGATGCCTACTTTTTCTCCAAATTTTATACACCGGAGCGGAAGCGGAATGATCATTGGATCACCGAGGACGGGATGATTCATAGTATTTATCAATTAGACGCTTCTATGGAAAAAACGTACCCGCCAAAGGAATATGAATTAAAAAAGGCGGATGAGAGCTGTGCGGAAGAACTTTCAACACTCTATAAACAAGTATTTCAAATCTATCCAACCCCCTTGCATGATCCGGAATATGTAAAAAAGACAATACAAGAGGGAACCATTTATTACGTCTTTTATTATCAGGGGAAAATTGTCAGTGCTGCTTCCGCCGAAATCAATTCCTTTTATAAAAATGCCGAATTAACAGATTGTGCCACAGTAAAGGAACACAGGAAATATGGGCTTATGAAGATTATTCTTCAGGAGCTTGAACGTGAATTGAAACGAAATGGAATTTTTTGTGCCTACTCAATTGCAAGGTCGTTATCCTTCGGGATGAATGCTGTTTTATTCCAACTTGGCTATTCGTACCGGGGAAGGTTCGTTAATAATTGCTATATTTATGATAAGCTTGAAAACATGAATATGTGGGTGAAAAATCTGGCAATCTGCTAG